DNA sequence from the Cupriavidus sp. WKF15 genome:
GGGTCCGATCGCGGGCCCCAGCCACGCGAGCCAGCGCGACGAAGGCTTGCCGCGCGCTGCCTGCATGCGCGCGAGCGTGGCTTCGATCACGCCGTTGCACAAGCCCCGCCATCCGGCGTGCGCAGCACCGACCACAGTCCCTTCCACATCGCACAACAGCACTGGCAGGCAGTCCGCCGTCATGATCGCGCAGACCTGCCCGGGCTCGACGGCAACACTCGCATCGGCGCGCGGAGCCGCCGCACCCGGGCTTGCCAGATGGTCGACGGTGGCCACGGCGCAGCCGTGCACCTGCTCCAGCCACAGCGGCATGGCCGGCAGGTGCGGGGCCAGCCGCGCACGGTTCTCGGCCACATGCGCGGGATCATCACCGACATGCGTGCCAAGGTTGAGACCACCCGGTTCCCCGCCGTCCAGCCCATACACGCCACGGCTCACGCCGCCCGCGCGCGTGGTCGACAACGCGCGCACCGAGGCGGGTGCCGGCCAGTCCGGCCGCAGCCACGCGGGATCAGTCGTCATCATCGTCCTCCCCATCGCCCCAGATAACCTCGGGGCCGTCTTCCCAGTCCTCATCCCAGTCTTCCTCCTCGGCATCGGCTTCACCACGGGAGAAATCGAGCGCATCGATCAGGGCCTGGAGGTCGTCCGGCGGCTGCGCGGTCCACGACACCGCCTTGCCCGTGGCCGGGTGGATCAGCCCCAGCTTGTAGGCGTGCAGGGCCTGCCGCTCGAACGGCACCGGCAGCGGCACGCGCACGGCGGGCCGCTGGCCGCGCTGCGTGGCGCGGAAGTAGACGGGATCCCCCACGAGCGGATGGCCGATCGACTCGAAATGCACGCGGATCTGGTGCGTGCGGCCGGTTTCGAGCTGGCACCGCACCATCGACACGAAGCTGCGCCCGAGCGGCACCGTCGCCAGCGTGCGGAAATGCGTGCGCGACGGCTTGCCGCTGCTGGTATGGACAATGGCCATGCGCGTGCGCTCGCGGGGATCGCGGCCGATCGGCGCATCGATCGTGCCTTCGTCGTAGGTGCGGCCCCAGACCAGCGCGATATACGTGCGCTTGACCGTGCGCGCCTGCAGCTGGCGCACCAGGTCGGTCTGCGCCGTCAGCGTGCGCGCCACCACCATCAGCCCCGAAGTTTCCTTGTCGAGCCGATGGACAATGCCCGCGCGCGGCAAGGCCGCCGCGGCAGGGTAGCGATGGAGCAGCCCGTTGAGGGCCGTGCCGCTCCAGTTGCCCGCGGCGGGATGCACCACCAGTCCCGCTGGCTTGTCGATGACGACCAGCGTTTCATCTTCGTACACGACGTCCAGCGGCACGTCTT
Encoded proteins:
- the pgeF gene encoding peptidoglycan editing factor PgeF; translated protein: MTTDPAWLRPDWPAPASVRALSTTRAGGVSRGVYGLDGGEPGGLNLGTHVGDDPAHVAENRARLAPHLPAMPLWLEQVHGCAVATVDHLASPGAAAPRADASVAVEPGQVCAIMTADCLPVLLCDVEGTVVGAAHAGWRGLCNGVIEATLARMQAARGKPSSRWLAWLGPAIGPEAFEVGAEVRDAFLAQARAGEHAAVDAAFRPGAEGKYMADIYALARTRLVRAGCSDIYGGDACTVSDPQRFYSYRRDGVTGRMASLVWLAS
- a CDS encoding RluA family pseudouridine synthase, with the protein product MKKNSVKHYSPTPQPESGPGGLPLEQVRVQASLADNDEAEDFTDEVPAAPASDLSVPLILEVDSAAHGERLDKLLARHFSEFSRSRLQQWIESGAVRVDGEVRRPRDAVQMGNRIEVQPQAAPESQAFAPEDVPLDVVYEDETLVVIDKPAGLVVHPAAGNWSGTALNGLLHRYPAAAALPRAGIVHRLDKETSGLMVVARTLTAQTDLVRQLQARTVKRTYIALVWGRTYDEGTIDAPIGRDPRERTRMAIVHTSSGKPSRTHFRTLATVPLGRSFVSMVRCQLETGRTHQIRVHFESIGHPLVGDPVYFRATQRGQRPAVRVPLPVPFERQALHAYKLGLIHPATGKAVSWTAQPPDDLQALIDALDFSRGEADAEEEDWDEDWEDGPEVIWGDGEDDDDD